One window of the Desulfuromonas acetoxidans DSM 684 genome contains the following:
- a CDS encoding chemotaxis protein CheA: protein MTDELSSDQIEIIQEFVQESQDMIEQLEPTIIELGQTTDNETINAVFRLFHSMKGSAGFLEFNHITSVAHAAESLLDLVRSGKMSLQPEHVTLLCECCDFTKEALETVDEHFTDEAMAKQGEAMATRFHEAMDSDSAAPADEEPVTQEPQTVPEPEAQAETVPQPQPESASEADAEEIDPSKIEATDDLTLEITPEMVERFVQEADELLETAEQSLLEWEKEPDSQDHVALIFRSIHSFKGNSGFFGYGTLEKLSHQIENVLDVVKSGGSFATENPFEVLLNSVDALKDGLNALTEDGRDDIDEIDSLIDALKALPSPRIGEVLVDKGVVDEETVNAALNQQKKPLGDVIVDMGKATKEQVDEALTTQTQTKKPAAPAPRAKPKGSAIKRQDIRVDLEKLDNLINLIGELVIAENMLIHNPDLEGLELESFNKAAQQMGKLVRELQEMAMIIRMIPVSGLFRRMIRLVHDLSVKSGKKVDLKLSGESTEVDKTVIETITDPLVHILRNSMDHGLEPPDERIAAEKDETGVIRLNACHEEGEVWITLEDDGRGLNKEKILAKAITNGLIEGDGSDLTDKEIYNLIFQPGFSTADKITDISGRGVGMDVVKQNLEKIKGKVDVDSIPGKGTKIKLRIPLTLAIIDGMLVRVGTARCIVPILSIKEAFRPQPDAITVTPDNEELVRVRENFFPVVRLHELLETTPEHSDLVDAILIVLEYQGRSICLMVDEIMGQQQTVIKGLSEYIGNVRGCSGCTILGNGDVSLILDVGNLVEMK, encoded by the coding sequence ATGACCGACGAGCTGAGCAGTGATCAAATAGAAATCATCCAGGAATTTGTTCAGGAAAGCCAGGACATGATCGAGCAGCTGGAGCCGACGATCATTGAGCTGGGACAAACGACTGACAACGAAACAATCAATGCCGTCTTCCGCCTGTTCCATTCCATGAAAGGCAGTGCCGGCTTTCTTGAATTCAACCACATCACCAGCGTTGCCCATGCCGCAGAAAGCCTGCTCGACTTGGTGCGCTCCGGCAAAATGTCCTTACAGCCGGAGCATGTCACCCTGTTGTGTGAGTGCTGTGACTTCACCAAGGAAGCCCTGGAAACGGTTGATGAGCATTTTACCGACGAAGCTATGGCCAAACAGGGCGAAGCCATGGCGACACGTTTCCATGAAGCGATGGACAGCGACTCTGCAGCACCAGCCGACGAAGAGCCTGTGACGCAAGAGCCGCAAACCGTTCCGGAACCTGAAGCGCAAGCCGAAACAGTGCCGCAGCCACAACCCGAAAGTGCCTCAGAAGCAGACGCTGAAGAGATCGACCCCAGCAAAATTGAAGCAACGGATGACCTGACTCTGGAAATCACCCCGGAGATGGTCGAACGCTTTGTTCAGGAGGCGGATGAGCTGCTTGAGACTGCGGAGCAAAGTCTCCTCGAATGGGAAAAAGAGCCGGACAGCCAGGACCATGTGGCCCTTATTTTCCGCAGCATTCACAGCTTCAAAGGCAACAGCGGCTTTTTTGGCTACGGCACCCTTGAAAAGCTCAGTCATCAGATCGAAAACGTTCTTGATGTGGTGAAAAGCGGCGGCTCTTTTGCCACGGAAAACCCCTTTGAAGTTCTCCTGAACTCAGTGGATGCCCTGAAAGACGGCCTCAACGCCCTGACAGAAGACGGCCGCGACGACATTGATGAAATCGACAGCCTTATTGACGCCCTCAAAGCCCTGCCATCACCACGCATTGGCGAGGTCTTAGTAGACAAAGGTGTTGTCGACGAAGAAACCGTCAACGCGGCACTCAACCAGCAGAAAAAACCGCTTGGTGATGTGATTGTGGACATGGGCAAAGCAACCAAAGAACAGGTTGACGAAGCCCTCACCACCCAGACCCAGACCAAAAAACCTGCGGCTCCGGCGCCAAGAGCCAAGCCCAAGGGCAGCGCAATTAAGCGTCAGGACATCCGGGTCGATCTGGAAAAACTCGACAACCTGATCAACCTGATCGGCGAGCTGGTTATTGCCGAGAACATGCTGATTCATAACCCCGACCTTGAAGGGCTGGAGCTGGAAAGTTTCAACAAGGCCGCCCAACAGATGGGCAAACTGGTGCGTGAACTTCAGGAGATGGCCATGATCATCCGGATGATTCCGGTGTCCGGCCTGTTTCGTCGCATGATCCGCCTGGTGCATGACCTGTCGGTCAAGTCCGGCAAGAAAGTTGACCTGAAGCTGTCCGGGGAATCCACCGAAGTGGACAAAACGGTCATTGAAACCATCACCGACCCACTGGTTCACATTCTGCGCAATTCGATGGACCACGGCCTTGAGCCCCCTGACGAGCGCATCGCCGCCGAAAAAGATGAAACAGGCGTCATCCGGCTCAACGCCTGCCATGAAGAGGGCGAAGTGTGGATCACACTGGAAGATGACGGCCGTGGCCTCAACAAAGAAAAAATTCTTGCCAAAGCCATCACAAATGGCCTGATTGAGGGAGATGGTTCCGATCTGACTGACAAAGAGATCTACAACTTGATCTTCCAACCCGGCTTCTCAACGGCAGATAAGATCACCGACATCTCCGGCCGCGGCGTCGGCATGGACGTTGTTAAGCAGAACCTTGAGAAGATCAAAGGTAAAGTTGACGTTGACAGTATTCCGGGCAAGGGAACCAAGATCAAATTACGCATCCCCCTGACCTTGGCTATTATCGACGGCATGCTGGTTCGGGTGGGCACAGCACGATGCATCGTCCCCATCTTGTCGATCAAAGAGGCATTCCGCCCGCAACCGGATGCCATCACAGTCACTCCGGATAATGAGGAATTGGTTCGGGTGCGTGAAAACTTCTTCCCGGTGGTTCGCTTGCATGAACTTCTTGAAACCACACCGGAGCATTCCGACCTTGTGGACGCGATTCTGATTGTTCTGGAATACCAGGGCCGCAGCATCTGTCTGATGGTCGATGAAATTATGGGCCAACAGCAAACCGTTATCAAAGGACTGTCCGAATATATCGGCAATGTCCGCGGCTGCTCCGGCTGCACCATTCTTGGCAATGGCGATGTCAGCCTCATTCTTGATGTTGGCAATCTGGTTGAAATGAAATAG
- the flgC gene encoding flagellar basal body rod protein FlgC produces MDIFTSLNISSSALKAQRIRLDTISSNMANAETTRTPEGGPYRRKMVVFEPAQVSFADHLSAKEKKALNGVQVSQIVTEDSEPRLIFDPSHPDANDQGYVALPNIDLLKETTDMMLATRAYEANITTIKSAKRMALKALEIGK; encoded by the coding sequence ATGGATATTTTTACGTCACTGAACATCAGTTCGTCTGCGCTTAAGGCACAGCGTATCCGCTTGGACACGATCAGTTCCAATATGGCCAACGCTGAAACAACACGGACTCCCGAAGGGGGGCCGTATCGGCGTAAAATGGTGGTGTTTGAGCCAGCGCAGGTGAGCTTTGCTGATCACTTGTCGGCTAAAGAGAAAAAAGCACTCAACGGGGTGCAGGTCAGTCAAATTGTCACAGAGGATTCCGAGCCCCGGCTGATCTTCGATCCCAGCCACCCTGATGCCAATGATCAGGGGTATGTGGCGCTGCCCAATATCGACCTGCTTAAAGAGACAACCGACATGATGCTGGCGACTCGCGCTTATGAGGCGAATATTACAACCATCAAGTCGGCGAAACGTATGGCGCTAAAAGCGTTGGAAATTGGCAAATAA
- the flgB gene encoding flagellar basal body rod protein FlgB gives MMTSGMMDQTALLMKKSMDLRLRNQQIIAANVANAQTPGYQAKTFTFEDALRQAATGKGTDMAVTHPQHISTHGGSINNVTGTVGEIRDTSGMGDRNTVEVDQEMVNLAENQIMYEATTQLLNKKLSIVKYVVQGT, from the coding sequence ATGATGACTTCAGGAATGATGGATCAAACAGCTCTGTTGATGAAAAAATCGATGGATCTGCGTTTGCGCAATCAGCAGATCATCGCAGCTAATGTGGCCAACGCCCAGACCCCGGGGTATCAGGCGAAGACGTTTACCTTTGAAGATGCGCTTCGCCAAGCGGCAACCGGTAAGGGAACGGATATGGCTGTCACGCATCCCCAGCATATCTCGACGCATGGTGGTTCGATCAACAATGTTACCGGTACCGTTGGCGAGATTCGTGATACGTCCGGCATGGGAGATCGGAATACGGTCGAGGTCGATCAGGAGATGGTCAATCTGGCCGAAAACCAGATCATGTATGAAGCGACCACGCAATTGCTCAACAAAAAACTTAGTATTGTCAAATACGTGGTACAGGGAACGTAG
- the fliE gene encoding flagellar hook-basal body complex protein FliE, with protein MNDISIDTHLKSMMPKLSFDKETPQSGFADMLTEAIDQTNKAQLDADSAVTDLVTGKADNLHEVMLSMEEADVSMRMLVQIRNKVVDAYKEIIQMQV; from the coding sequence ATGAACGATATCTCCATTGATACCCATCTCAAATCGATGATGCCGAAGCTCAGCTTCGACAAAGAGACCCCGCAAAGCGGTTTCGCCGATATGTTGACCGAAGCCATTGATCAGACCAATAAAGCTCAGCTGGATGCGGACTCAGCAGTGACCGACCTGGTCACCGGCAAGGCCGATAACCTGCATGAAGTGATGTTGTCGATGGAAGAGGCCGATGTGTCGATGCGGATGCTGGTACAGATAAGAAATAAAGTGGTGGATGCTTACAAAGAGATCATCCAGATGCAAGTGTGA
- a CDS encoding tetratricopeptide repeat protein yields MRRLFSVCCLFFLIVAGSVSSFAAPQRFVLQKIDKQDEVNVTRLTLKFNKVPEIKVNTSGQKLEIELKSTLPGSEMVYPTEDERLVRTLIGQAKDKLMVSFLMRRPPYFVNTSKELRTGLVMIDVHWRDAQNAMRPAIARKLPGQVSQLGGVGRRGINSEYRGDWLRFFDDYELPVTIPAQIHYTTPPFPALALLGPVDDVLPVEVEELAAADEWDAAIAALRNIGFESTTGLERVRFLLLMSELALRGGNYKLAEKRVAAAQAALPEDDAVLTEYARLLHMYIAARQFADPYQLMAALELDAQRQEEAQFSVYSELLHAEVALATNDMRSAQIVLDAQMKQGKAGLESRYQQRQADVWFDQGDYAAAVERYQSLANQLADFPSSLANFAMSLYRQKDYDGAIVQLKRFLEGVDDPESRDMARYLLAMSMIHRGDKDAGYDLLHQIIPGTQGALLAKAKIADLSMVVDDFHSRRRARNDYAELAGLMVDRDRRAEMQFKQALGSYLLGQRLEAVDELRYLLRSDRMTNLAGHAQALLADILPDLIRGMIEDKKYFSALVLVEQNRDLLVASQRDFDFLIGLGEVFSQLELSDRAVRLYLYLLDHAAEEQQTRQVYIPLLEALMQQQAYDRVIDYANRYAQKYPQGSQWPKIFQLKLEAMLALGQEDAVFSALKQKDRPKTEALDKLLAHLAWKRGDIDLVMNTLVGLIGNDLSQEDPADLLVLAEAYRDKKNNAQALKLFRYLQQGDYRDQAVYREAQILLRQGQRQDGLKLLRQLVEEAQSSEWRSLAEETLAIERFDR; encoded by the coding sequence TTGAGACGTTTATTTTCTGTCTGTTGCCTTTTTTTTCTGATCGTGGCGGGGAGTGTTTCCAGCTTTGCGGCTCCGCAACGTTTTGTGCTGCAGAAAATCGATAAGCAGGATGAAGTCAATGTTACCCGGCTCACTCTTAAATTCAACAAAGTTCCTGAAATTAAGGTCAATACGTCGGGGCAAAAGCTGGAAATTGAGTTGAAATCAACCTTGCCTGGCTCGGAAATGGTCTATCCAACGGAAGATGAACGGTTAGTTCGCACACTAATAGGCCAGGCTAAGGATAAGTTGATGGTGTCTTTTTTAATGCGACGGCCACCTTATTTCGTCAATACGTCGAAAGAGTTGCGGACCGGGCTGGTGATGATTGATGTGCATTGGCGTGATGCACAAAATGCCATGCGTCCGGCAATTGCCCGCAAGCTCCCTGGGCAGGTCTCTCAGCTAGGTGGTGTTGGACGACGGGGCATTAACTCAGAATACCGTGGCGACTGGCTGCGCTTTTTTGACGACTATGAGCTGCCGGTGACGATCCCTGCACAGATCCATTACACGACGCCACCGTTTCCGGCATTAGCCTTGTTGGGCCCGGTGGATGATGTGCTGCCGGTTGAAGTGGAAGAGCTGGCAGCTGCTGATGAGTGGGATGCAGCGATTGCGGCTTTGCGCAATATCGGCTTTGAATCGACGACAGGTTTGGAGCGGGTGCGCTTTTTGTTGTTGATGTCTGAATTGGCGTTGCGTGGTGGGAATTATAAACTGGCTGAAAAACGTGTGGCAGCGGCTCAGGCTGCACTGCCTGAAGATGATGCGGTGCTGACCGAATATGCTCGTTTGCTCCATATGTATATCGCGGCGCGTCAATTCGCGGACCCCTATCAGCTTATGGCGGCGTTGGAGCTTGATGCTCAACGGCAGGAAGAAGCTCAGTTCTCGGTCTACTCGGAATTGTTGCATGCCGAAGTGGCCCTGGCGACGAATGATATGCGCTCCGCACAAATTGTGCTTGATGCACAAATGAAGCAAGGTAAGGCCGGTCTGGAGAGTCGTTATCAACAGCGTCAGGCCGATGTCTGGTTCGACCAGGGGGATTACGCTGCCGCCGTTGAACGTTACCAGTCGTTGGCCAATCAGTTGGCGGATTTCCCATCGTCTCTGGCCAACTTTGCCATGAGCTTGTATCGCCAGAAAGATTATGATGGGGCGATTGTTCAGCTTAAGCGTTTTCTTGAAGGTGTGGATGATCCGGAATCGCGCGATATGGCGCGTTATCTGCTCGCCATGTCGATGATCCATCGTGGCGATAAGGATGCTGGCTACGATCTGTTACATCAGATCATTCCCGGAACCCAGGGGGCTTTGCTGGCCAAAGCGAAAATTGCCGATTTAAGTATGGTGGTGGATGATTTCCATAGTCGGCGGCGGGCACGTAACGACTATGCCGAGTTGGCGGGCCTGATGGTTGATCGTGATCGTCGTGCTGAGATGCAGTTTAAGCAGGCACTGGGCTCCTATCTGTTGGGACAGCGGCTCGAGGCCGTCGATGAATTGCGCTACCTGCTCAGATCTGATCGGATGACGAATCTGGCTGGACATGCTCAGGCGTTGCTGGCTGATATTCTGCCGGATCTGATCCGGGGAATGATCGAAGATAAGAAATACTTCAGTGCGTTGGTGCTGGTGGAGCAGAATCGTGATCTGCTGGTGGCCAGCCAACGGGATTTTGATTTTCTGATCGGACTGGGAGAGGTTTTTTCTCAGCTGGAGCTGTCTGATCGTGCGGTTCGCTTGTATCTGTACCTGCTCGATCACGCAGCAGAAGAGCAACAGACTCGTCAGGTTTACATTCCACTGCTTGAGGCTTTGATGCAGCAGCAAGCTTATGACCGGGTGATTGATTATGCTAATCGCTATGCGCAGAAATATCCCCAGGGGAGCCAATGGCCGAAAATCTTCCAACTGAAGCTTGAGGCGATGTTGGCTTTGGGACAGGAAGATGCCGTGTTCAGCGCTCTCAAGCAGAAAGATCGGCCCAAGACCGAAGCATTGGATAAACTGTTGGCGCATCTGGCTTGGAAGAGGGGTGACATAGACCTGGTGATGAACACTCTGGTGGGCCTGATTGGCAACGATTTGTCTCAAGAAGATCCTGCGGACCTGCTTGTGTTGGCGGAGGCGTATCGCGACAAGAAGAATAACGCTCAGGCGTTGAAGTTGTTTCGTTATTTACAACAGGGAGACTATCGTGATCAGGCGGTGTATCGAGAAGCGCAGATCCTGTTGCGTCAGGGACAACGTCAGGATGGATTAAAACTTTTGCGCCAACTGGTCGAAGAAGCACAAAGTAGTGAATGGCGCTCTTTGGCCGAAGAAACGTTGGCGATTGAGCGTTTTGATCGTTGA